In a genomic window of Dyadobacter fermentans DSM 18053:
- a CDS encoding outer membrane beta-barrel protein, whose translation MSRKHLLSLALILTFVHQLALGQGRSKFGGRYTDPFGVLSVTAGVGVAYYMGDLNDGVNLKHLGLGPSISLGALYRLTEHVSARGELRFYQVSADQKYSKNYQNNLSFKTFNPDINLGLQADLFAFNRHAPINPYLFGGIGVTHLNPKAKFEGTWYSLAPLTTEGVKYKRMPLVFTAGIGASIKTTERLSLGLELCNNFVNSDYLDDVSTVYPNPDQLPSDIARLLSDRSWEIGEPLRQPGWNRGSAKSKDSYLFLQVRATYLIGNRAQNKERKKTRCPKF comes from the coding sequence ATGAGCCGAAAACATTTACTTTCCCTTGCATTGATCCTGACATTCGTTCACCAGCTGGCGCTGGGGCAGGGTCGTTCCAAATTCGGCGGACGCTATACGGATCCATTCGGCGTGCTGAGTGTGACGGCGGGAGTGGGCGTGGCTTACTACATGGGTGATTTGAACGACGGCGTGAACCTGAAACATCTCGGCCTCGGGCCTTCCATCTCGCTTGGAGCGCTGTATCGCCTGACGGAGCACGTGAGCGCGCGCGGCGAATTGCGGTTCTATCAGGTGTCGGCGGATCAGAAATATTCCAAGAACTATCAGAATAACCTTTCTTTCAAAACCTTCAATCCCGACATTAACCTGGGCTTGCAGGCCGATCTTTTTGCATTCAACCGGCATGCGCCCATTAATCCTTACCTTTTCGGAGGCATAGGCGTTACGCACCTCAACCCGAAAGCGAAATTCGAGGGAACATGGTACAGCCTCGCGCCGCTCACCACAGAAGGAGTAAAATACAAACGAATGCCGCTCGTATTCACCGCTGGGATCGGCGCTTCCATTAAAACCACCGAACGGCTGAGCCTCGGCCTGGAACTTTGCAATAACTTCGTCAATTCCGATTACCTCGACGATGTGAGTACGGTTTATCCCAATCCCGATCAATTGCCAAGCGACATTGCCCGCCTGCTGTCCGACCGTTCATGGGAGATCGGCGAGCCGCTGCGGCAGCCGGGTTGGAACCGCGGAAGTGCCAAAAGCAAGGACAGTTACCTGTTTTTGCAGGTCCGAGCCACCTATCTCATCGGCAACCGCGCCCAGAATAAGGAGCGCAAAAAGACCCGCTGCCCCAAGTTTTAA
- the gltX gene encoding glutamate--tRNA ligase, whose amino-acid sequence MNNRPVRVRFAPSPTGPLHAGGVRTALYNYLFARQQGGQMLLRIEDTDQNRYVPGAEAYILEALEWLGIGIDEGPQQGGPHAPYRQSERKEMYREYAERLVQEGKAYYAFDTPEQLDDMRKRLEAAKVAAVQYNAITRTEMTNSLTLSAEETQARLDSGDPYVIRMKISPKEDIRFNDLIRGWVVVHSSQIDDKVLLKSDGMPTYHLANIVDDHLMGITHVIRGEEWLPSAPLHVLLYRYLGWESTMPQFAHLPLLLKPDGNGKLSKRDADLGGFPIFPLEWTDPNTGDKARGFREEGYLPGATANFLALLGWNAGTEQEIFSMDELIASFSFDRVHKAGARFDIQKANWFNQQYLKQLDDTAITGQLKPLYADKGIEVNDDQLAQIVHLLKDRVHFVKEIVSESLFLFSAPEEYDQDVVIKKWNEEAVNAIGAFKDALAGFEGNFVAHDIKEVLSATMEAAGIKMGKIMQALRLAVTGAGAGPDLMIIMEILGKDEVVKRLETALNRLSAQIRLA is encoded by the coding sequence ATGAATAATAGACCTGTCAGGGTGCGTTTTGCGCCTAGCCCAACCGGTCCGCTGCATGCGGGCGGTGTGCGTACGGCCCTGTATAATTACCTGTTTGCGCGCCAGCAAGGCGGCCAGATGCTGCTGCGGATTGAAGATACCGACCAGAACCGCTACGTTCCGGGCGCCGAGGCGTACATTCTGGAAGCGCTGGAATGGCTGGGCATCGGCATTGACGAAGGCCCGCAGCAAGGCGGCCCGCACGCGCCCTACCGGCAATCGGAAAGAAAAGAAATGTACCGCGAATACGCGGAAAGGCTCGTTCAGGAAGGGAAGGCTTACTATGCTTTCGACACGCCCGAGCAGCTGGATGATATGCGCAAGCGCCTGGAAGCCGCAAAAGTGGCTGCCGTGCAATACAATGCGATTACCCGCACGGAAATGACCAACTCGCTGACGCTCTCGGCCGAGGAAACCCAGGCACGCCTCGATAGCGGCGACCCGTACGTGATCCGGATGAAGATCAGCCCGAAGGAGGATATCCGTTTCAACGACCTCATCCGCGGCTGGGTGGTGGTGCATTCGTCGCAGATCGACGATAAGGTGCTTCTGAAATCGGATGGCATGCCTACCTACCATTTGGCCAATATCGTGGACGACCATCTGATGGGCATTACGCACGTGATCCGCGGGGAGGAATGGCTGCCGTCGGCGCCGCTGCACGTGCTGCTCTACCGCTATCTGGGGTGGGAAAGCACCATGCCGCAGTTTGCGCACCTGCCGCTGCTCCTAAAACCGGACGGTAACGGCAAGCTCTCGAAACGTGATGCGGACCTGGGCGGCTTCCCGATCTTCCCGTTGGAATGGACCGACCCCAATACCGGCGACAAAGCCCGCGGTTTCCGCGAAGAAGGCTATCTGCCGGGCGCTACCGCCAACTTCCTGGCATTGCTGGGCTGGAATGCGGGTACCGAGCAGGAAATTTTCAGCATGGATGAGCTCATCGCATCATTCAGTTTCGATCGCGTGCACAAAGCAGGTGCGCGATTCGATATTCAGAAAGCTAATTGGTTTAACCAACAATATTTGAAACAACTGGACGATACGGCCATCACCGGGCAGCTGAAACCGTTGTACGCCGACAAAGGAATTGAGGTCAACGACGATCAGCTTGCGCAGATCGTGCATTTGCTGAAAGACCGCGTGCATTTCGTCAAGGAAATCGTTTCGGAGTCGCTCTTTTTGTTCAGCGCGCCGGAGGAGTACGATCAGGATGTGGTGATTAAGAAATGGAACGAGGAGGCGGTGAATGCGATAGGTGCTTTCAAAGATGCTTTGGCTGGCTTTGAAGGCAATTTCGTGGCACACGATATTAAAGAAGTGCTTTCCGCAACCATGGAAGCGGCGGGAATCAAAATGGGTAAAATCATGCAGGCATTGCGCCTGGCGGTGACCGGCGCAGGCGCTGGCCCGGATTTGATGATCATCATGGAGATTCTCGGCAAAGACGAAGTGGTGAAAAGGCTCGAAACAGCGCTCAACCGTTTGTCAGCGCAAATCAGGCTGGCATAA
- a CDS encoding PspC domain-containing protein, translated as MKKTISINIGGIIFHIEEDGYEKLKGYLASIQKYFSSFADSKEILSDIEGRIAERFLNKQKAENKQVISLSDVDELIAAMGTVADFEAIEEGGEFITDPLEAASTSTSAPKQEAYTSYQAPIPPKTEPARPAGPKKLFRDLRRKLLGGVAAGLAHYFSVDPIWVRLAFLFAVVGLPAGSGMLDMHNADEVFGPVSGFMVLVYIAMWVAFPGTTTLEEDTHIKKFYRDPDRKVVGGVAAGVASYFGVDLGVVRFLWVLSILLFGTGFLIYIVLWVIAPTANTLTEKMEMQGEPITLSNIESNIKQSLNLEERGGEEHIATKILLFPFRAIGLIFSAAGKLLKGLGPIVRVLIGVFLIGISASGLLGLVVAAGIALGLTSAGAFDNLPLPFVIYQELPEILIISGIFVAAIPLITFLLLGLTLVSNKRIVGGSVWLTLLGLWIVGVIGATVGGVSYQQNFAKRGEIVENEYYQAPRGTLVLNFDYDNDEENIDVDLRLTGANTSDSIRLEKVLKARGRTRESAEQNARDIRYSPSLKDSVFTFTEGPLIAGRTKFRDQEIDLTLSIPYNKPFVMTRDFYFLLSDWEPEQRNLKRYDLGHNDEVVWNSLIWEMRRDSGLVCTNIPLKYIRSENSGDDRSDYGFDYNDNSGLDLGERGNYSKQFPVSDFKKVDIGGAYSIIIRQGTEYMVTADSDNQENIDDIRVVVEDGVLRVKRSRDFNLFDDHDWQRVGLVITMPTIEHLSLSGANKTLVTEFKDLPKLDVEVSGASKSELNVFTDQLSVNISGASKATLRGLAKTAKLDAHGACKLTATEMNIQNADVNASGASKVELSHVPNLNRHASGASKINVQ; from the coding sequence ATGAAAAAGACAATCAGCATAAATATAGGCGGCATTATCTTCCATATCGAGGAAGATGGCTACGAGAAACTGAAAGGCTACCTCGCGTCTATCCAGAAATACTTTTCGTCGTTCGCGGATAGCAAGGAGATCCTTTCGGACATTGAGGGCAGGATTGCGGAGCGGTTTTTAAACAAACAAAAAGCAGAGAACAAGCAGGTAATCTCGCTATCGGATGTCGATGAGCTGATTGCCGCGATGGGTACCGTGGCCGATTTCGAGGCGATCGAAGAAGGGGGCGAGTTCATCACCGATCCGCTCGAAGCCGCTTCCACATCCACTTCGGCACCAAAACAGGAGGCTTATACTTCCTACCAGGCACCCATTCCGCCCAAAACGGAGCCTGCAAGGCCAGCTGGCCCCAAAAAGCTCTTCCGCGATCTTCGGAGAAAACTCCTCGGGGGCGTGGCGGCCGGTCTGGCGCATTACTTCTCGGTGGACCCGATCTGGGTGCGACTTGCCTTCCTTTTCGCGGTGGTAGGCCTGCCTGCCGGTTCAGGAATGCTCGATATGCATAATGCCGATGAGGTTTTCGGACCGGTGTCGGGCTTTATGGTGCTGGTTTACATTGCCATGTGGGTTGCTTTTCCGGGTACTACTACATTGGAGGAGGATACCCATATCAAAAAATTCTACCGTGATCCGGACCGCAAGGTGGTGGGTGGCGTGGCGGCCGGTGTGGCTTCCTATTTCGGGGTCGACCTGGGTGTGGTGCGTTTCCTGTGGGTGCTGTCGATCCTGCTTTTTGGAACCGGTTTCCTGATTTACATCGTGCTGTGGGTGATCGCGCCCACGGCCAATACGCTCACCGAAAAAATGGAAATGCAGGGGGAGCCTATTACCCTCTCCAATATTGAGTCGAACATCAAGCAAAGCCTCAATTTGGAAGAAAGAGGGGGAGAAGAGCATATCGCCACCAAAATTCTACTGTTTCCGTTCCGCGCCATCGGATTGATCTTCTCGGCGGCGGGGAAGCTGCTGAAAGGGCTGGGGCCAATTGTGCGGGTTTTGATCGGCGTATTCCTGATCGGTATCTCGGCATCGGGATTGCTGGGGCTGGTGGTAGCCGCCGGGATCGCGCTCGGGCTGACGAGCGCCGGGGCATTCGATAACCTGCCGCTTCCGTTCGTGATTTACCAAGAGTTGCCTGAAATACTTATCATCTCGGGGATTTTCGTAGCAGCCATTCCATTAATTACATTCCTTTTGCTCGGTTTGACGCTCGTTTCGAACAAGCGGATCGTCGGCGGGAGCGTTTGGCTTACCCTGCTCGGCCTCTGGATCGTGGGCGTGATCGGCGCGACTGTCGGCGGTGTTTCGTACCAGCAGAACTTTGCGAAAAGAGGGGAAATCGTTGAAAACGAATATTACCAGGCACCAAGAGGAACGCTGGTGCTGAATTTCGATTATGACAACGACGAGGAGAATATCGACGTCGACCTGCGGCTGACCGGCGCTAACACCAGCGACAGCATCAGATTGGAAAAAGTCCTGAAAGCACGCGGCCGGACTCGCGAAAGTGCCGAGCAGAATGCCCGGGATATCCGTTACAGCCCGTCGCTCAAAGATTCGGTATTCACATTTACCGAAGGGCCGCTTATCGCCGGCCGCACCAAGTTCCGCGACCAGGAGATTGACCTCACATTGAGCATTCCTTATAACAAACCGTTCGTGATGACCCGCGACTTCTACTTTTTGCTGAGCGATTGGGAGCCCGAGCAACGCAACCTGAAACGTTACGATCTGGGACACAATGACGAAGTGGTTTGGAATAGTCTGATATGGGAAATGCGCCGCGATTCGGGACTGGTTTGTACGAATATTCCTTTGAAATACATCCGTAGCGAGAATTCCGGTGACGACCGCTCCGACTATGGGTTCGATTACAACGACAACAGCGGCCTGGACCTGGGCGAACGCGGCAATTACAGTAAGCAGTTCCCGGTTTCGGATTTCAAAAAAGTGGACATTGGCGGGGCTTATTCCATTATCATCCGCCAGGGGACGGAATACATGGTTACCGCCGACTCGGACAATCAGGAGAATATCGACGACATCCGGGTAGTGGTGGAAGACGGTGTGCTGCGCGTGAAACGTTCGCGTGATTTCAACCTCTTCGACGATCACGACTGGCAGCGCGTAGGCCTGGTGATTACCATGCCCACCATTGAGCACTTGTCGCTGTCGGGCGCCAATAAAACGCTCGTTACCGAGTTCAAAGACCTGCCCAAGCTGGACGTAGAGGTTTCGGGCGCATCCAAATCGGAGCTGAATGTGTTCACGGACCAACTTTCAGTGAATATCTCCGGCGCTTCCAAAGCTACGCTGCGCGGTCTGGCCAAAACGGCTAAGCTCGATGCCCACGGCGCCTGCAAGCTCACGGCCACCGAAATGAATATCCAGAATGCCGATGTGAACGCATCGGGCGCTTCGAAAGTGGAATTGAGCCATGTGCCAAACCTGAACCGGCACGCCAGCGGCGCAAGCAAGATCAATGTGCAGTAA
- a CDS encoding C25 family cysteine peptidase — MTRIFAHTLLILCCMAVYGACHAQAHYGNEWIDYNLTYLRIPVVTTGLHKITAAELSRAGISPDSIVAAGIQLFAHGNELPVEVRGEPSGRLGRDGCIVFAGQRNDGHADTALYATPDAMPHPYYNLYSDTTAYFLTWQTGKSGLRTRFPSPSTITDSAAFHWEEAMQLYTSHYLPGRFFPPESSYENGSLLTDYDEGEGWTGPEIAAGKPVEITFKTSGLFKGKTSGIDCEILLAGWSPGAHAFALWLGDAKNLRRRIVDLHLTGRETKATRFQISIDDFDETGQLTFTLLRMSVGGHASVSYVRIRYPQAGPRVAPEPVNTLPPRIVKFQRIDPQTEYLIITHPLMRTPVNGLDVVAEYAQYRASEAGGGYHTSAAYSYELFDQFNAGQPGPQGIRNAIRWLCDHGNLQFVLLAGRSIDPQKARKMKDSWQTDMVPNAGWPGSDIALATTKGSRMPLVPIGRINALNAQQLLHYLLKVKAMEAESATAAWRKRILHLSGGRSRDELNVFKNYVQSFEKKLENTPLAGKVTTISKLTDGPVEPVRIDGHLNEGVGLVTLFGHSSIDVTDIDIGRASDPARNYRNHPHYPAVIVNGCAAGSIFYSTQTLSSDWIFAPESGAVLFLAHTFNGPSTALKRYTEILYEVLADPAFTNAPFGIIQQEAIRRNLARSPGMPDCITIQQMTLHGDPAIRIFPSMRTDTTADNPSDDLPPVMQVSVDGRQLINGDIVSSKPTIRIRIFDESIPEAENDTTMIAIWLKRQCAGCTDVRMPLGAAVGKNIPGQHYEIVLHPVFMPGKYLLTIQCRDKAAHSAAPYRIRFEVPEHEGPITAMVSPNPSRRGFKFTIQNPGPAATELELTIGNTLGTTIFRKTLSVFAGRNECFWTPPVHSPGIPAGLYNYTIHSTVAGSYTAPPAESMRGHLLYTP; from the coding sequence ATGACAAGGATTTTTGCACATACCCTACTGATCCTCTGCTGCATGGCGGTTTACGGCGCATGCCATGCCCAAGCGCACTACGGCAACGAATGGATCGATTACAACCTGACCTACCTGCGGATTCCGGTGGTAACGACGGGCCTTCACAAGATCACCGCGGCCGAACTTTCGCGAGCGGGCATTTCACCAGATTCGATCGTAGCAGCGGGCATTCAGCTATTCGCGCATGGAAACGAATTGCCTGTTGAAGTCCGCGGAGAACCATCGGGCAGGCTGGGCCGCGACGGCTGCATTGTATTTGCAGGCCAAAGAAATGACGGCCACGCTGACACCGCCCTCTACGCGACGCCCGACGCAATGCCGCACCCTTACTACAACCTCTACTCCGACACCACCGCCTACTTCCTGACGTGGCAAACCGGCAAATCCGGCCTGCGGACCCGCTTCCCCAGCCCCAGCACCATTACCGACAGCGCAGCATTTCATTGGGAAGAAGCAATGCAGCTATACACTTCCCATTACCTGCCCGGCCGGTTTTTCCCTCCCGAAAGCAGCTACGAAAACGGCTCATTGCTCACCGACTACGATGAAGGCGAAGGCTGGACAGGCCCGGAAATAGCAGCGGGAAAGCCTGTTGAAATTACATTCAAAACCAGCGGACTTTTTAAAGGCAAAACGTCCGGTATAGATTGCGAAATACTCCTCGCAGGCTGGTCGCCGGGAGCGCATGCATTTGCATTATGGCTGGGTGATGCTAAAAACCTGCGAAGAAGAATCGTCGATTTACACCTGACCGGCCGCGAAACTAAGGCTACCCGGTTTCAAATATCCATTGACGATTTTGATGAAACGGGACAACTGACTTTCACGCTCCTGCGCATGAGCGTCGGCGGGCACGCCTCGGTTTCGTACGTGCGCATACGCTACCCGCAGGCAGGCCCGCGAGTCGCGCCCGAACCTGTTAACACACTGCCGCCGCGCATTGTAAAGTTCCAGCGCATTGATCCGCAAACGGAATACCTCATCATCACGCATCCGCTCATGCGCACACCTGTGAATGGGCTCGATGTGGTTGCTGAATATGCGCAGTACCGGGCTTCGGAGGCTGGTGGCGGGTACCACACTTCGGCTGCTTACAGTTATGAACTTTTTGACCAGTTCAATGCCGGCCAGCCAGGCCCGCAGGGTATTCGGAATGCAATCCGCTGGTTGTGTGATCACGGCAACCTGCAATTTGTGCTGCTCGCCGGAAGGTCGATAGACCCGCAAAAGGCACGAAAAATGAAAGACTCCTGGCAAACGGACATGGTACCCAATGCTGGCTGGCCGGGTTCCGATATTGCATTGGCCACCACCAAAGGCTCCCGGATGCCACTCGTGCCGATTGGCCGCATTAATGCATTGAATGCGCAGCAACTGCTGCATTACTTGCTGAAAGTGAAGGCCATGGAAGCCGAATCAGCCACAGCAGCCTGGCGCAAACGCATTTTGCATTTAAGCGGCGGGAGGTCCAGGGATGAGTTGAATGTGTTTAAAAATTATGTGCAGTCTTTTGAAAAGAAACTTGAAAACACACCGCTGGCGGGCAAAGTGACTACGATTTCAAAACTGACAGACGGTCCGGTTGAACCGGTGCGCATTGATGGGCATTTGAACGAGGGCGTCGGGCTCGTTACGCTGTTCGGGCATTCTTCCATTGATGTGACGGACATCGACATCGGCCGGGCCAGCGATCCGGCTCGGAATTACCGGAACCACCCGCATTATCCGGCGGTGATCGTGAATGGCTGTGCGGCGGGAAGTATTTTTTATTCGACGCAGACATTGAGCAGCGACTGGATTTTTGCTCCCGAAAGCGGCGCCGTACTTTTTTTGGCACACACATTCAACGGCCCGTCGACCGCACTCAAACGCTACACCGAAATCCTATACGAAGTCCTGGCCGACCCTGCATTCACCAACGCGCCCTTCGGCATCATCCAGCAGGAAGCCATCCGCCGGAACTTAGCGCGCAGTCCCGGCATGCCCGACTGCATTACCATACAACAAATGACCCTGCACGGCGATCCGGCCATCCGCATTTTCCCGTCAATGCGCACGGATACCACCGCAGATAATCCATCCGACGACCTGCCGCCGGTCATGCAGGTTTCGGTGGACGGCAGGCAGTTGATCAACGGGGATATTGTTTCATCAAAACCGACGATCCGAATCCGCATTTTCGACGAAAGCATTCCTGAGGCCGAAAACGACACGACGATGATCGCCATTTGGCTGAAAAGACAATGCGCAGGCTGCACCGATGTGAGAATGCCGCTCGGCGCCGCCGTTGGAAAAAACATTCCGGGGCAGCATTATGAGATCGTGCTTCACCCTGTATTCATGCCCGGCAAATACCTGCTCACCATCCAGTGCCGCGACAAAGCCGCGCATTCCGCAGCACCCTACCGGATTCGTTTTGAAGTACCTGAACACGAAGGACCGATTACGGCAATGGTTTCGCCAAATCCGTCACGAAGGGGGTTTAAGTTCACGATCCAAAACCCCGGACCGGCCGCTACCGAGCTGGAACTGACCATCGGGAACACGCTGGGAACGACCATCTTCCGGAAAACGTTATCTGTTTTTGCCGGGCGGAATGAGTGTTTCTGGACGCCTCCCGTTCATTCTCCCGGGATTCCGGCCGGTCTTTATAACTACACCATCCATAGCACGGTTGCCGGCAGCTACACGGCTCCGCCTGCTGAAAGTATGCGGGGACATTTGCTTTACACGCCCTGA
- a CDS encoding acyl-CoA thioesterase → MLKPKKPHQSEVTMTEMVLPNDTNTLNNLMGGRLLHWMDICAAISAQKHSNRIVVTASVDNVSFTEPIRLGNIVTMRAKVTRAFNSSMEVFLEVWAEDIPAGVRVSTNRAFYTFVAVDQNGRPIEVPPLEPETDEENELYLSALRRRQLRLVLAGRLNASEATELKALFKVE, encoded by the coding sequence ATGCTGAAACCAAAAAAGCCCCATCAATCCGAAGTGACCATGACCGAAATGGTGCTTCCCAACGATACCAACACCCTTAATAACCTGATGGGAGGGCGGCTGCTGCACTGGATGGACATTTGCGCGGCTATTTCGGCACAAAAGCATTCCAACCGCATTGTGGTGACGGCCTCGGTGGATAATGTGTCGTTTACGGAGCCGATCCGCCTGGGTAACATCGTGACGATGCGCGCCAAGGTGACGCGTGCGTTCAATTCCTCGATGGAGGTGTTCCTGGAAGTGTGGGCGGAGGACATCCCGGCAGGCGTGCGGGTGAGTACCAACCGCGCATTCTACACATTCGTGGCGGTGGACCAGAACGGCCGGCCCATTGAAGTGCCGCCGCTGGAACCGGAAACCGACGAGGAGAACGAGTTGTACCTGAGTGCCCTTCGCCGCCGCCAGCTGCGCCTCGTGCTGGCCGGCCGCCTGAATGCTTCCGAAGCCACCGAATTGAAAGCGCTTTTTAAGGTAGAATAA
- a CDS encoding PadR family transcriptional regulator, translating into MNIENAQVQMRKGILEFCILHIISRGEVYASDMLDELTSAHIMVVEGTLYPLLTRLKNSGWLDYKWVESSSGPPRKYYVLTDEGKVFLDAMQATWFELADSVQTVIKRTEELSKTASGNLPDPN; encoded by the coding sequence ATGAATATTGAAAATGCCCAAGTGCAGATGCGGAAGGGAATTTTGGAATTCTGCATCCTGCACATCATATCACGGGGCGAAGTGTATGCTTCGGATATGTTGGATGAACTGACGTCCGCACACATCATGGTGGTGGAAGGCACATTATACCCTCTTCTTACCAGGTTAAAGAACTCAGGCTGGCTGGACTATAAATGGGTGGAGTCGTCTTCGGGCCCTCCAAGGAAATATTATGTTTTGACGGATGAGGGGAAGGTATTTCTGGACGCGATGCAGGCTACGTGGTTTGAGCTCGCCGACTCGGTGCAAACCGTGATTAAACGCACAGAGGAATTGAGCAAAACGGCTTCCGGTAATCTTCCTGACCCTAACTGA
- a CDS encoding head GIN domain-containing protein: MKRTQLFLIAALLITALSCRVTAQETRKIQVSGFNKLSMGSAFKIDVKQGGSYSVTATGRAEDLDDMESAVKGGTLHLGYKNKGWNRNRKTVEISIVMPALEAVEFSGASKANVARFSNVKNMDIEVSGASQVTMSVASPKVAVEVSGASSLTLNGEGDVLTGEVSGASSLKGRDFSAKTVNIDASGASSAAIVASNTVNAEASGASSIRYSGGAKDIRSNTSGASSVKRD, encoded by the coding sequence ATGAAAAGAACGCAACTATTCCTCATCGCGGCCCTTTTGATCACCGCATTGTCTTGCCGGGTGACGGCGCAGGAAACAAGAAAAATCCAGGTGTCGGGCTTCAACAAGCTCTCAATGGGCAGTGCATTCAAGATAGATGTGAAACAGGGAGGAAGTTATAGCGTAACGGCCACGGGCCGCGCCGAGGACCTGGATGATATGGAGTCGGCTGTGAAGGGCGGCACGCTGCATTTGGGATACAAAAACAAGGGCTGGAACAGAAACCGCAAAACGGTGGAGATCAGCATCGTGATGCCGGCGCTGGAAGCGGTTGAGTTTTCGGGCGCTTCCAAGGCGAATGTGGCGCGTTTCAGCAATGTGAAAAATATGGATATCGAGGTTTCCGGCGCGTCGCAGGTAACGATGAGCGTTGCTTCGCCGAAGGTTGCGGTGGAGGTTTCGGGCGCATCGTCGCTCACGCTCAACGGCGAGGGCGATGTGCTCACGGGCGAAGTTTCGGGCGCGTCGTCGCTCAAAGGCCGCGACTTCTCTGCTAAAACGGTCAATATCGATGCTTCGGGCGCCAGCAGTGCCGCCATCGTGGCGAGCAACACTGTAAATGCCGAAGCGAGCGGCGCGAGCAGCATCCGTTACTCGGGTGGCGCGAAAGACATCCGTTCAAATACTTCCGGTGCCAGCTCGGTAAAAAGAGATTAG
- a CDS encoding Rid family detoxifying hydrolase — translation MPKQIIFSDKAPAPIGPYSQAVKVNGTVYVSGQIAAELAKSGDIKAETGMVMQNIGHILGAAGLGFQNVVKASIFLRDMNDFAAVNEIYGSFFTKEPPARETVQVARLPKDVNVEISVVAVE, via the coding sequence ATGCCCAAGCAAATCATATTTTCGGACAAAGCACCGGCCCCCATTGGTCCTTACAGCCAGGCTGTTAAAGTAAATGGCACTGTTTATGTTTCAGGGCAAATCGCTGCCGAGCTGGCGAAGTCCGGGGACATTAAGGCAGAGACCGGGATGGTCATGCAAAACATCGGGCACATCCTGGGTGCCGCCGGCCTTGGTTTTCAGAATGTCGTGAAAGCCAGCATTTTCCTCCGCGATATGAACGACTTCGCCGCTGTAAACGAAATTTACGGCAGCTTTTTCACCAAAGAACCTCCTGCCCGCGAAACGGTGCAGGTAGCACGCCTGCCGAAGGATGTTAACGTCGAAATTTCCGTTGTTGCGGTTGAGTGA
- a CDS encoding dihydrofolate reductase: MRVREPVVHAQKQTTLNTKPHLSIIAAMSENHVIGLNNSLPWHLPDEWAHFRKVTAGKAFIMGRKSFEAPDALHSEYRNVIITSRPPAQAEPRVEYARDISGAIALLSDETDVFVLGGASVFEQMLPLADRMYLTIVHAQVEGDAFFPAFDSDDWQLADSEFHGADDDHAYAFSMNLYIRKP, from the coding sequence TTGCGCGTCCGTGAACCGGTTGTACACGCTCAAAAACAGACGACATTGAATACCAAACCGCACCTCAGCATCATCGCCGCGATGAGCGAAAACCATGTCATCGGGCTGAACAACAGCTTGCCGTGGCACCTGCCCGACGAATGGGCGCATTTCCGCAAGGTAACCGCCGGCAAGGCATTCATTATGGGAAGAAAGAGCTTCGAAGCCCCCGACGCGCTGCATTCGGAATACCGGAATGTGATCATCACCTCGCGCCCTCCCGCGCAGGCGGAACCGCGTGTGGAATATGCCCGGGATATTTCAGGCGCCATCGCGTTACTTTCCGACGAAACGGACGTATTCGTATTAGGCGGCGCGAGTGTTTTCGAGCAAATGCTCCCGCTAGCCGACAGAATGTATCTGACCATTGTACACGCACAGGTGGAAGGCGATGCCTTTTTCCCGGCTTTCGACTCGGACGATTGGCAACTGGCGGATTCAGAGTTTCATGGCGCCGATGACGATCATGCCTATGCGTTTTCCATGAACCTGTATATCCGCAAGCCGTAA